The Urbifossiella limnaea genome has a window encoding:
- the drmA gene encoding DISARM system helicase DrmA gives MNLTLKPSVSPLHLRDELEMMVLKELLGPGSAEEEIIESPGTRYFVGVLAPRRRATPAAPPKPAAVLPPPDDDDGETDGEILDGDELALGGKDTTQDGTTDQTASQEQAKALIPSSFGMTFSVNPEATEIDVSAAWGQYLREKSEYLVSEKTGNPRLVWRRYPRGGKHRLPLVAGPLAPIVVDANCPEVVVQGLVRRRTDHWCVTLFLVNEQQEPEKQKDTGWAFQPELMAEGVGGAAVIHKRHTVLELTGTDPAVKGENDLLAMIYRRHVEFAVGHGIGVHVDGSADPNHAVRVRTKVVPTYEVPKTTPPRPADAEINPAFAKLEGMVLDMKALAESNPKQFRPKLKPLVDAYRDWIEREEGRIADPAEGLAHFQHAAQHTIARCRTTLKRIEEGLDLLDTDDKAAQAFQFMNRAMWLQRTHSLFAERVRRGDEKPDMGAIDNPDNRSWYPFQLAFVLLNLPGITKFDHPERSESPDAIADLLWFPTGGGKTEAYLGLTAYTLGLRRLQGVIEGRSGENGVTVLMRYTLRLLTLQQFQRAATLICASEDIRRTALSNGDTRWGKTPFRIGLWVGGSTTPNWTSDADEAVKSAHGGKPRSGAMGGVGSPHQLTNCPWCGTKIDPGKHIKVDKEVGRTLVFCGAKFGQCKFSMKEAPGEGLPVMVVDEEIYRRLPSLLITTVDKFAQMPWNGAVQMLFGQVDGYCERHGFRSPEIEDANSHNKKGDLPAAKTIPQNPLRPPDLIIQDELHLISGPLGTLVGLYETAVDHLCTWDVNGTRVRPKVVASTATIRNAKDQLHALFLRRLETFPPNGLDIRDNFFSLQRPSSETTPGRKYIGICAPGRRLKAALIRVYVALLSAGQVLFEKYGLDADPWMTLVGYFNSLRELGGMKRLVDDDVRTRLGKMQDRGLAKRKLFTPDTVKELTSRLGSTAIPETLDLLEGRFDPAILDGIKDRKKGDGFVHRPLDVLLATNMISVGVDVPRLGLMVVGGQPKTTAEYIQASSRVGRKFPGLVCTVFNWARPRDLSHYETFEHYHSTFYKHVEALSVTPFSAGATARGLAALLVAMVRQPGAAFNSNDKAMLMATQRGHQYVTAAVEAITRRAELIAGVEAAEEVRQQLKRKMDLWQKRAQRTAQGNQLGYETKKDGVTVGLLRKPSIESWDEFTCLNSLRDVEPTANLILDTFGMDDEGGDESEEGASP, from the coding sequence ATGAACCTCACCCTGAAGCCCTCCGTCTCACCGCTGCATCTGCGGGACGAACTGGAAATGATGGTCCTCAAGGAACTGCTCGGCCCCGGTAGCGCCGAGGAGGAGATCATCGAGTCGCCCGGCACTCGCTACTTCGTCGGCGTGCTGGCCCCCCGCAGGCGGGCCACCCCCGCCGCCCCGCCCAAACCTGCCGCCGTCCTGCCCCCGCCCGACGACGATGACGGGGAGACGGACGGGGAAATCCTCGACGGCGACGAACTGGCCTTGGGGGGCAAGGACACGACCCAGGACGGCACGACCGACCAGACGGCCTCCCAGGAACAGGCCAAGGCGCTCATCCCGTCCTCCTTCGGGATGACCTTCTCGGTGAACCCGGAGGCCACGGAGATCGACGTGTCCGCCGCCTGGGGCCAGTACCTCCGGGAGAAGAGCGAATACCTCGTCAGCGAGAAGACCGGCAACCCCCGGCTGGTGTGGCGGCGGTATCCCCGTGGCGGCAAGCACCGGCTGCCCCTCGTCGCAGGCCCGCTCGCCCCGATTGTGGTCGATGCCAACTGCCCGGAGGTCGTCGTCCAGGGACTCGTCCGCAGGCGCACCGACCACTGGTGCGTCACCCTCTTCCTGGTGAACGAGCAGCAGGAGCCGGAGAAACAGAAGGACACCGGCTGGGCGTTCCAGCCGGAACTGATGGCCGAGGGCGTCGGCGGGGCGGCGGTCATCCACAAGCGGCACACCGTCCTGGAACTGACCGGCACGGACCCCGCCGTGAAGGGGGAGAACGACCTGCTGGCGATGATCTACCGGCGGCACGTCGAGTTCGCCGTGGGGCACGGGATCGGCGTCCACGTCGATGGGTCCGCCGACCCGAACCACGCCGTCCGGGTGCGCACCAAGGTCGTGCCGACCTACGAGGTTCCCAAGACGACCCCGCCCCGGCCCGCCGACGCCGAGATCAACCCGGCCTTCGCCAAACTGGAGGGCATGGTCCTTGACATGAAGGCGCTGGCCGAGTCCAACCCGAAGCAGTTCCGCCCGAAACTCAAGCCGCTTGTGGACGCCTATCGGGACTGGATCGAGCGAGAGGAGGGGCGGATCGCCGACCCCGCCGAGGGGCTGGCCCACTTCCAGCACGCCGCCCAGCACACCATCGCCCGCTGCCGCACGACGCTGAAGCGGATCGAGGAGGGGCTGGACCTGCTCGACACGGACGACAAGGCGGCGCAGGCGTTCCAGTTCATGAACCGGGCGATGTGGCTCCAGCGGACGCACTCCCTGTTCGCCGAGCGGGTGCGGCGGGGCGACGAGAAGCCCGATATGGGGGCCATCGACAACCCGGACAACCGCTCCTGGTATCCGTTCCAGCTTGCCTTCGTCCTGCTGAACCTGCCGGGGATCACCAAGTTCGACCACCCCGAACGGAGCGAGTCGCCCGACGCCATCGCCGACCTGCTGTGGTTCCCGACCGGCGGCGGGAAGACTGAAGCGTACTTGGGCCTGACGGCCTACACCCTCGGCCTTCGCCGCCTGCAAGGGGTGATCGAGGGGCGCTCCGGCGAGAACGGCGTCACCGTGCTGATGCGGTACACCCTGCGGCTCCTGACGCTTCAACAGTTCCAGCGGGCGGCGACACTCATCTGCGCCTCCGAGGACATCCGCCGCACGGCCCTGAGCAACGGCGACACCCGCTGGGGGAAGACGCCGTTCCGCATCGGCCTTTGGGTCGGCGGCAGCACGACCCCGAACTGGACCAGCGATGCGGACGAAGCGGTGAAGTCGGCCCACGGCGGCAAGCCGAGGTCGGGGGCGATGGGCGGCGTCGGGTCGCCCCACCAACTGACCAACTGCCCGTGGTGCGGCACGAAGATCGACCCCGGCAAGCACATTAAGGTCGACAAGGAGGTGGGGCGGACGCTCGTCTTCTGCGGGGCCAAGTTTGGCCAGTGCAAGTTCTCGATGAAGGAAGCGCCCGGCGAGGGGCTGCCGGTGATGGTGGTGGACGAGGAGATTTACCGCCGCCTGCCGTCGTTGCTCATCACGACGGTGGACAAGTTCGCCCAGATGCCGTGGAACGGGGCGGTGCAGATGCTGTTCGGGCAGGTGGACGGGTACTGCGAGCGGCACGGGTTCCGGTCGCCGGAGATCGAAGACGCCAACAGCCACAATAAAAAGGGCGACCTTCCAGCGGCGAAGACAATCCCCCAGAACCCGCTGCGCCCGCCCGACCTTATCATCCAGGACGAGTTGCACCTCATCAGCGGGCCTCTCGGCACGTTGGTCGGTCTGTACGAGACGGCCGTCGACCACCTGTGTACCTGGGACGTGAACGGCACGAGGGTGCGGCCCAAGGTCGTGGCCTCGACGGCGACCATTCGGAATGCGAAGGACCAACTCCACGCCCTGTTCCTGCGGCGGCTGGAGACGTTCCCCCCGAACGGTCTCGACATCCGGGACAACTTCTTCTCCCTCCAGCGCCCGTCGAGCGAGACGACGCCGGGTCGGAAGTACATCGGCATCTGTGCCCCCGGTCGGCGGCTCAAGGCGGCACTCATCCGGGTGTACGTCGCCCTCCTATCCGCCGGGCAGGTGTTGTTCGAGAAGTACGGCCTGGACGCCGACCCGTGGATGACGCTGGTGGGCTACTTCAACAGCCTGCGAGAACTCGGCGGCATGAAGCGGCTGGTGGACGACGACGTGCGCACCCGCCTCGGCAAGATGCAGGACCGGGGGCTGGCGAAGCGGAAGTTGTTCACGCCCGACACGGTGAAGGAACTGACCTCCCGCCTGGGTTCGACGGCGATCCCCGAAACGCTCGACCTCCTCGAAGGCCGGTTCGACCCGGCGATCCTGGACGGGATCAAGGATCGGAAGAAGGGCGACGGGTTCGTCCACCGGCCCCTCGACGTGCTGCTCGCCACGAACATGATCTCGGTCGGGGTGGACGTGCCCCGGTTGGGCCTGATGGTGGTGGGTGGCCAGCCGAAGACGACGGCGGAGTACATCCAGGCCAGCAGCCGGGTCGGGCGGAAGTTCCCCGGCCTCGTCTGCACCGTGTTCAATTGGGCGAGGCCACGGGACTTGTCCCACTACGAAACCTTTGAGCACTACCACTCGACCTTTTACAAGCACGTCGAGGCGTTGTCCGTGACGCCGTTCTCGGCGGGGGCGACGGCCCGTGGGCTGGCGGCGCTCCTGGTGGCGATGGTCCGGCAGCCGGGGGCCGCCTTCAACTCGAACGACAAGGCGATGCTGATGGCGACCCAGCGGGGCCACCAGTACGTCACCGCCGCCGTCGAGGCCATCACGAGGCGGGCCGAACTGATCGCCGGGGTGGAAGCCGCCGAGGAGGTCCGGCAGCAACTCAAGCGGAAGATGGACCTGTGGCAGAAGCGGGCGCAGCGGACGGCCCAGGGGAACCAGCTCGGGTACGAGACGAAGAAGGACGGGGTGACGGTCGGGCTGCTCCGCAAGCCGAGCATCGAGTCGTGGGACGAGTTCACCTGCCTGAACTCGCTGCGGGACGTGGAGCCGACGGCGAACCTGATCCTCGACACCTTCGGCATGGACGACGAGGGCGGCGACGAATCCGAGGAAGGAGCCTCCCCGTGA
- the drmB gene encoding DUF1998 domain-containing protein, whose amino-acid sequence MTPKDQKRFKVGELRPSQALTTFGVGAIIDLPNLSVMVMGLNDWPLKDTVEIGLQRLLDSVRDVLGAQVAALRSAPVVPDTRQVNPFDPSALVGIPVAPFPRWMVCPYCRRLAPLGSGLFKLETPYRTDQIRYVHANCTKPGKPPTVVPARFVVACKNGHLDDFPWRDFAHNGPTTCTGGMKLLEPSATGEAASIFVQCEGANCGAIRPMSDAFKMDLKALPVCKARRPHLRDHDECGCKTPLGLDMRMEPMLQGASNSWFGITLTALAIPQASGKLKQLVEDHWTVLEKVQSEQNIELLQTVTTQLRDLSEYTATDIWQAVQAKKTAPPDEGGDPSDLKTPEWEVFTDPDSAEKGRDFQLRAVPPPKRYAKYFETVVLAERLREVRALVGFSRIESPSDYDNPTAFPENQRARLSRTQPTWVPASEIRGEGLFFHFKEDLIQKWVKENKALDGVFLEAHRRWRIARKLEPPDEFYPGLRFVLLHSFAHALIRQLSVECGYTTASLRERIYSRNPGVDEPEMAGVLIYTAAPDSEGTLGGLVSLGRPGTLERHLDQALDNVRLCASDPLCAEHHPYRDGTTLHAASCHACLFAPETSCERGNKYLDRAVLVPTVETGEGSELAFFR is encoded by the coding sequence GTGACTCCCAAGGACCAAAAACGCTTCAAGGTCGGCGAACTGCGGCCCAGCCAGGCGCTCACCACGTTCGGCGTCGGGGCCATCATCGACCTGCCGAACCTGTCGGTCATGGTGATGGGGCTGAACGACTGGCCGCTCAAGGACACGGTGGAGATCGGGTTGCAGCGACTTCTGGACTCCGTCAGGGACGTGTTGGGGGCGCAGGTGGCGGCGCTGCGGTCGGCCCCGGTCGTGCCGGACACCCGTCAGGTCAACCCGTTCGACCCGTCGGCGCTGGTCGGCATCCCGGTCGCCCCGTTCCCCCGATGGATGGTGTGCCCTTACTGTCGGCGGCTGGCCCCGCTCGGCAGCGGCCTGTTCAAGCTGGAGACGCCGTACCGCACCGACCAGATTCGGTACGTCCACGCCAACTGCACGAAGCCGGGCAAGCCCCCGACCGTGGTCCCCGCCCGGTTCGTCGTGGCGTGCAAGAACGGCCACCTGGACGACTTCCCGTGGCGGGACTTCGCCCACAACGGGCCGACGACCTGCACGGGCGGGATGAAGCTGCTCGAACCCTCGGCCACGGGCGAGGCGGCGAGCATCTTCGTGCAGTGCGAGGGGGCGAACTGCGGAGCGATCCGGCCCATGTCGGACGCCTTCAAGATGGACCTCAAGGCGCTGCCCGTGTGCAAGGCCCGCCGCCCCCACCTGCGGGACCACGACGAGTGCGGGTGCAAGACGCCCCTCGGCCTGGACATGCGCATGGAGCCGATGCTTCAGGGGGCGTCGAACTCGTGGTTCGGCATCACCCTGACGGCCCTGGCGATCCCACAGGCGTCGGGCAAATTGAAGCAGCTCGTAGAGGACCACTGGACCGTTCTAGAGAAGGTCCAGAGCGAGCAGAACATCGAGCTTCTTCAGACGGTGACGACGCAGTTGCGTGACCTGTCGGAATACACCGCCACCGACATCTGGCAGGCGGTCCAGGCCAAGAAGACTGCTCCGCCGGACGAGGGCGGCGACCCGTCCGACCTCAAGACGCCGGAGTGGGAGGTCTTCACCGACCCCGACTCGGCGGAAAAAGGGCGAGACTTCCAGTTGCGGGCGGTCCCGCCGCCGAAGCGGTACGCCAAGTATTTCGAGACGGTCGTCCTCGCCGAGCGGCTGCGGGAAGTGCGGGCGCTGGTCGGCTTCTCCCGGATCGAGTCGCCGTCCGATTACGACAACCCGACGGCGTTCCCGGAGAACCAGCGGGCCAGACTGTCCCGCACGCAGCCGACGTGGGTTCCCGCCTCGGAGATTCGGGGCGAGGGGCTGTTCTTCCACTTCAAGGAAGATCTGATCCAGAAGTGGGTGAAGGAGAACAAGGCACTCGACGGCGTGTTCCTGGAGGCCCACCGGCGGTGGCGGATCGCCCGCAAGTTGGAGCCGCCCGACGAGTTCTACCCCGGCCTACGGTTCGTGCTACTCCACTCGTTCGCCCACGCCCTGATCCGCCAACTGTCGGTCGAGTGCGGGTACACGACGGCCTCGCTCCGGGAGCGGATTTACTCCCGCAACCCCGGCGTGGACGAGCCGGAGATGGCGGGGGTGCTGATCTACACGGCAGCCCCGGACAGCGAAGGGACGCTCGGCGGGCTGGTGTCGCTCGGCAGGCCGGGGACGCTTGAGCGGCATCTGGACCAGGCGCTCGACAACGTGCGGCTGTGCGCCAGCGACCCGCTGTGCGCCGAGCACCACCCGTACCGGGACGGGACGACGCTGCACGCCGCCTCGTGCCACGCCTGCCTGTTCGCCCCGGAAACGTCGTGCGAGCGGGGCAACAAGTACCTCGACCGGGCCGTGCTGGTCCCCACCGTGGAAACCGGCGAGGGGAGCGAGTTGGCGTTCTTCCGGTGA
- the drmC gene encoding DISARM system phospholipase D-like protein DrmC yields MTHEHHRIGAGAARLAARLPHSLAVGVADSVTRYGSLDRAAARQAILHHLPTPDFREATAEFIDLWHATAGGVGAEAVAVALVTAAKCEHDHRHDETVEVVWTGPETADTRFRQTEQAVLEVIDSAAGRLTVVSYAVYRIPRIRDALVAAAGRGVRIRLVVETPNRIEGQGEYDCLLALGDNVASACSVYYWPQANRSRDDNGKVGILHVKCAVADGHRLFLSSANLTEYAFTINMELGLLVTGGKLPGQVERHFERLVEAGQLSRV; encoded by the coding sequence ATGACCCACGAACACCACCGGATCGGGGCGGGGGCGGCCCGGCTGGCGGCACGCCTGCCACACTCTCTGGCGGTGGGCGTGGCCGACTCCGTGACCCGGTACGGCAGCCTCGACCGGGCGGCGGCACGGCAGGCGATCCTGCACCACCTGCCGACCCCGGACTTCCGGGAGGCGACGGCCGAGTTCATCGACCTCTGGCACGCCACGGCTGGCGGCGTCGGGGCTGAGGCGGTCGCCGTCGCCCTGGTGACGGCGGCGAAGTGCGAACACGACCACCGGCACGACGAGACGGTCGAGGTCGTGTGGACCGGCCCGGAAACCGCCGACACCCGGTTCCGGCAGACCGAGCAGGCCGTTCTCGAAGTGATCGACTCGGCGGCGGGGCGGCTGACAGTGGTGAGCTACGCCGTCTACCGCATCCCCCGCATCCGGGACGCCCTGGTCGCCGCCGCCGGCCGTGGCGTCCGCATCCGGCTAGTCGTGGAAACCCCGAACCGGATCGAGGGCCAGGGCGAGTACGATTGCCTGCTGGCCCTGGGCGACAACGTGGCCTCGGCCTGCTCGGTGTACTACTGGCCCCAGGCCAACCGCTCCAGGGACGACAACGGGAAGGTCGGCATCTTGCATGTCAAGTGCGCTGTGGCCGACGGACACCGGTTGTTCCTGTCGAGCGCCAACCTCACCGAGTACGCTTTCACCATCAATATGGAGTTGGGCCTCCTGGTGACGGGCGGGAAGTTGCCGGGGCAGGTGGAGCGGCATTTCGAGCGGCTAGTCGAGGCTGGTCAACTGTCAAGGGTTTGA
- a CDS encoding Eco57I restriction-modification methylase domain-containing protein → MSVTRHHNDWLRLVPNSGPFLSLPVLALTFPQGLNAHDAEHARRLRQAFGEWDDDQLGQRPDPVLHRAWVRFVLGETLGYDELLAEGQEIPQSLQSEEAQYGETLRPDWIVTDPATKKARLLVQFYPRTQPLTKPVATSRWKTSPDTRMTQLLNDTGIRLGLVTNGHDWMLVNAPKNETTGYASWRADLWLEEPVTLRAFRTLLSADRFFSVPDAETLDLKGGLLDQSQKDQQEVTDQLGYQVRKAVEVVIQALDKADQDHGRELLADVNEKVLYESALTVMMRLVFLFCAEERELLLLGDELYDKNYAVSTLREQLRLTADEFGEEILGLRYDAWTRLLTTFRAVYAGAKHDRLRLPAYGGSLFNPDRFPFLEGRKAGTSWRTTPATPLPVSNRTVLHLLEALQVLQTKVGKTIEARSLSFRSLDIEQIGHVYEGLLDHTAKRASEPMLGLAGTRDREPEIALADLEKIAASGERELLRFLKDEMGRSEPALKKALAAELGDQPASRFRTACQDSTLWSRVKPYAGLVRFDTVGYPVVITTGSVFVTAGSDRRSTGTHYTPKPLTVPIVQYTLEPLVFVGPAEGLPKEQWTLRPAKELLALKICDMACGSGAFLVQTCRYMAARLLEAWDAVQRANPGTVHITPEGEASNGKPGEMLIPDDPDERMTYAMRIVAQRCLYGVDKNPLAVEMAKLSLWLLTLAKDKPFEFLDHNIRCGDSLVGLSNIEQLRSYSLQPDEPNSIKFSGPLDAAVDETISLRLKLGDLPSNTVEDVERQEKLLKEANEKIARLRCAADLLVAGEFWGENYKDKAERVGHNAVRSGHYVENGPIEEFEQVAAKECRGQLMFHWPLEFPEVIVKRGGFDAFVGNPPFLGGSRISGTFGDRYLAILLSQFEKSNGNADICSFFLRRAANLISAQGCSGFIATNSVAKGETRTSGLQCLLDSGGQLIRATRSRPWPGTANVFISEIHFYFGPWKGTCVLDGSDVSGISSFLDAHAAPFLPYRLAQNHGLVFRGPTVGGEGFILTSEERDRIVSLDPRSSDVIFPFLTGQDINQDYQQSSDRFAIDFADRAESEASKYTACWSRLSATVRIQRQGNKIPQREKYWWRYIGRQEKLYEAIKGFPVALTCGEVSKYWSVSWVSPHQVFAGKVVVFALCGNGNFAVLSSCFHTEWAEKTASRLKGDPAYSLADTFETFPFPISLNGLEAIGEHYHAHRKRIMLSRKDGLTTTYNRFHNPEEASDDIQNFRELHVEIDRAAAAAYGWADLNLDHAFHETKHGIRYTISEAARREVLARLLSLNHERYTAEVRQGLHEAKAKRPATNKPKATTTQQSAAVKPSLFAAAEDE, encoded by the coding sequence TTGTCCGTCACCCGCCACCACAACGACTGGCTACGCCTCGTGCCGAACTCAGGCCCGTTCCTGAGCCTGCCGGTGCTGGCACTGACGTTCCCACAAGGGCTGAACGCCCACGACGCCGAACACGCCCGGCGGCTGCGGCAGGCGTTCGGCGAGTGGGACGATGACCAGTTGGGGCAGCGGCCCGATCCGGTCTTGCACCGGGCGTGGGTCCGGTTCGTGTTGGGGGAGACGCTGGGCTACGACGAACTGCTCGCCGAGGGGCAGGAGATACCGCAATCGCTCCAGAGCGAAGAGGCCCAATACGGCGAGACGCTGCGCCCCGACTGGATCGTCACCGACCCGGCCACGAAGAAGGCCCGGTTGCTCGTGCAGTTCTACCCCCGGACACAGCCGCTCACGAAGCCAGTGGCAACGTCCCGGTGGAAAACTTCGCCCGACACCCGGATGACGCAACTGCTCAACGACACCGGCATCCGCCTCGGCCTCGTCACCAACGGCCACGACTGGATGCTGGTGAACGCTCCGAAGAACGAGACGACCGGGTACGCCAGCTGGCGGGCGGACCTCTGGCTGGAAGAGCCGGTCACGCTCCGGGCCTTCCGCACACTGTTGTCCGCCGACCGCTTCTTCAGCGTGCCGGACGCCGAAACGCTCGACCTCAAGGGCGGGTTGCTCGACCAGAGCCAGAAGGACCAGCAGGAAGTCACCGACCAGCTCGGCTACCAAGTCCGCAAGGCCGTCGAGGTCGTGATCCAGGCGCTCGACAAGGCCGACCAGGACCACGGGCGGGAGCTGCTCGCCGACGTGAACGAAAAGGTGCTTTACGAATCCGCCCTCACCGTCATGATGCGGCTGGTGTTCCTGTTCTGTGCCGAGGAGCGGGAACTGCTGCTGCTGGGCGACGAACTGTACGACAAGAACTACGCCGTCAGCACCCTGCGGGAGCAATTGCGGCTCACGGCGGACGAGTTCGGCGAGGAAATCCTCGGCCTGCGGTACGACGCCTGGACCCGGCTGCTGACCACCTTCCGGGCCGTCTATGCCGGGGCCAAGCACGACCGGCTCAGGCTCCCGGCCTACGGCGGCAGCCTGTTCAACCCCGACCGCTTCCCGTTCCTCGAAGGCCGCAAGGCGGGGACGAGTTGGAGGACCACCCCGGCCACGCCGCTGCCGGTGAGTAACCGGACGGTGCTGCACCTGCTCGAAGCGTTGCAAGTACTGCAAACGAAAGTCGGCAAGACCATCGAAGCCCGATCGCTCAGTTTCCGGTCCCTCGACATCGAGCAGATCGGCCACGTCTACGAAGGGTTGCTCGATCACACCGCCAAGCGTGCCAGCGAGCCGATGCTGGGGCTGGCCGGGACAAGGGACCGGGAACCGGAGATCGCCCTGGCCGACCTGGAGAAGATCGCCGCCAGTGGGGAGAGGGAACTGCTCCGCTTCCTCAAGGACGAGATGGGCCGCTCGGAGCCGGCGCTAAAGAAGGCGCTTGCAGCCGAACTAGGCGACCAACCCGCCAGCCGGTTCCGCACCGCCTGTCAGGACTCGACCTTGTGGAGTCGGGTGAAGCCGTATGCCGGGCTGGTGCGGTTCGATACGGTCGGCTACCCGGTCGTCATTACGACGGGGAGCGTCTTCGTCACGGCGGGGAGCGACCGCCGTAGCACCGGCACGCACTATACGCCGAAGCCGCTGACAGTACCCATCGTGCAGTACACGCTGGAGCCGCTAGTGTTTGTCGGTCCCGCAGAAGGGTTGCCCAAGGAGCAGTGGACACTACGCCCGGCCAAGGAACTGCTCGCTCTGAAAATCTGCGACATGGCCTGCGGTTCCGGGGCGTTCCTCGTGCAAACCTGCCGCTACATGGCCGCTCGGTTGCTCGAAGCCTGGGACGCCGTGCAGCGGGCCAATCCCGGCACGGTACACATCACGCCTGAGGGTGAAGCCTCGAACGGCAAACCCGGCGAGATGTTGATCCCCGACGATCCCGATGAGCGGATGACCTACGCCATGCGGATTGTCGCCCAACGCTGCTTGTACGGCGTGGACAAGAATCCGCTTGCTGTCGAGATGGCGAAGCTGTCGCTCTGGTTGCTCACGCTCGCCAAAGACAAGCCGTTCGAGTTTCTGGATCACAACATCCGGTGCGGCGATTCGCTCGTCGGCCTGAGCAACATCGAGCAACTTCGTTCGTACAGCCTCCAACCCGACGAGCCGAACTCGATCAAGTTTTCCGGCCCGCTTGATGCCGCCGTGGACGAGACGATCAGCCTGCGGCTCAAGCTCGGAGACCTGCCGTCGAACACGGTCGAAGATGTCGAGCGGCAGGAGAAGCTACTTAAGGAAGCCAACGAGAAGATTGCCCGGTTGCGGTGTGCGGCGGACTTGCTCGTGGCCGGGGAGTTCTGGGGCGAGAACTACAAGGACAAGGCCGAACGAGTGGGACACAACGCCGTCCGCTCGGGGCACTACGTCGAAAATGGGCCAATTGAGGAGTTCGAGCAAGTCGCCGCCAAGGAATGCCGTGGACAGTTAATGTTTCATTGGCCGCTAGAATTCCCTGAGGTAATCGTGAAGCGTGGTGGCTTCGATGCGTTCGTGGGCAATCCGCCGTTTTTGGGGGGTTCCAGAATCTCCGGCACGTTTGGGGATCGCTATCTGGCGATACTTCTCTCGCAGTTCGAGAAATCAAACGGAAACGCCGATATTTGTTCATTCTTTCTTCGTCGTGCTGCGAATCTCATTTCAGCTCAAGGATGCTCAGGATTTATTGCAACAAATTCAGTTGCGAAGGGGGAGACAAGAACAAGTGGCCTCCAGTGCCTCCTTGATTCAGGCGGCCAACTCATTCGTGCGACACGCTCACGACCTTGGCCGGGGACGGCCAATGTGTTCATAAGTGAAATCCACTTCTATTTCGGGCCGTGGAAGGGAACGTGCGTCTTGGATGGAAGCGATGTGTCGGGCATTTCTTCTTTCCTTGACGCACATGCAGCGCCTTTTTTGCCGTACCGTCTCGCCCAAAATCATGGGTTAGTATTCCGTGGTCCGACAGTTGGCGGAGAGGGATTTATCTTGACCTCGGAAGAACGTGATCGGATAGTCTCGCTCGATCCGAGATCGAGCGATGTCATTTTTCCGTTCCTGACAGGACAAGATATCAATCAAGACTACCAGCAATCTTCAGATAGATTCGCAATCGATTTTGCCGATCGGGCAGAATCGGAAGCTTCAAAGTACACGGCTTGTTGGAGCCGCCTGTCTGCGACTGTTAGAATACAGCGGCAGGGCAACAAGATACCCCAGCGTGAAAAATACTGGTGGCGATATATCGGTCGCCAGGAGAAGCTGTACGAGGCCATCAAGGGCTTTCCTGTTGCTTTGACCTGCGGTGAAGTCTCAAAGTATTGGAGTGTATCCTGGGTGTCACCACATCAGGTTTTTGCAGGCAAAGTGGTGGTTTTTGCCCTCTGTGGCAATGGCAACTTTGCGGTGCTGAGTTCGTGTTTTCATACTGAGTGGGCCGAGAAGACGGCATCTCGATTGAAAGGTGATCCGGCTTACAGCTTGGCGGACACCTTTGAGACGTTTCCATTCCCGATTTCTCTAAATGGGCTGGAAGCTATCGGCGAGCATTACCACGCCCATCGCAAGCGGATCATGCTCTCCCGGAAAGATGGCCTGACAACGACCTACAATCGCTTCCACAATCCTGAAGAAGCCAGCGACGACATCCAGAATTTCCGAGAGCTGCACGTCGAGATAGATCGAGCGGCAGCCGCCGCCTACGGCTGGGCCGACCTCAACCTCGATCACGCTTTCCATGAGACGAAGCATGGCATCCGTTACACGATTAGCGAAGCAGCCCGGCGAGAAGTTTTGGCCCGGCTACTGTCATTGAATCACGAGCGGTACACCGCTGAAGTGAGGCAAGGTCTGCACGAGGCAAAGGCCAAGCGTCCCGCCACGAACAAGCCAAAAGCGACGACTACCCAGCAAAGTGCCGCAGTCAAGCCGTCCCTCTTCGCCGCTGCGGAGGACGAATGA